ccaaagacatgcacctggggataggttgattgacaacactaaattgaccctagtgtgtgaatgtgagtgtgaatgttgtctgtctatctgtgttggccctgcgatgagatggcgacttgtccagggtgtaccccgccttccgcccgattgtagctgagataggcgccagcgccccccaccaccccaaaaagggaataagtggtagaaaatggatggataccgtctggtgtgccgtgggagattagacaatttcacctatttgggttacaaataatatttgcaaaccagtaattatagtctgcaaatgataggTTGTTGTTAAGTggtggtgctgtctagagctcagcagagtaactgtgtaatattcttccatatcagtaggtggcagcctagTTTTGTAGACGTCGGAAATGGCGgcaggcagtgtgaaggtaaaaagctgtctaatgcttaagccaaaaataaacaaaaggtgagtgctgctaagaaaatgcattaaagcttaggcaaggctatgcagaatgaaactaaaactgaacagtctacaaagtaaacaaaaacagagtgctggacgacagcaaagacttactgtgcagcaaagacagcgtccacaatgtatatccgaacatgacatgacaatcaacaatctccctacaaagaagaataaaaacaactgaaatattcttcattgctaaaacaaagtaaatgcgggaaatatcgctcaaaggaagacatgacactgctacaggaaaataccaaaaaaagagaaaaaaacaccgAAATAGTAGCGCAAGACAATTACCAAAACACTactcacaggaaaacagcaaaaaactcaaaataagtcacggcgtgatgtgacctTCTTTGAGAcgagagctatattgatgcatggttggttatggtttaaagtcttaTCCAACAATTCCGACAACGACTTTTTGCTGCCATCTTAATTTTTGttaatgatttctgttggtggtgtgcctccagattttctCAACGCaataaatgtgccttggctcaaaaacggTTAAAAACACTGACGTTAATtttctgtgcaaaaaaaaaaaaaagtatgaagtAAAGCTAACTGTATTAAAGGAAGCTCAAATGACAACAGTTTTATTCACGTTCAACAGGTGGCGGTATTGAGCACTCGAAGTTGAATGACAACCATTATAATGAAAAAGAACTAAGAAGAAGAACGGTCACCAGAACACTAAGGAAGTTTTACAGAAGGATTAAGAGTATCGTCGACATCATTTAAACGAGCCAAGTGTGTTTGATATGGCAGACTTACCATTGTATTTAACTAATATTAACGTTTCCTTGGGACAAACCATGGAACATGATAAGGTAAGTCTGTGAAACATTTTATATCGTAAATTGGTGAACGTTGTTTATGACTTGAAGTCATTCACTTCCCTAGCTTATGTTAGCACGGTGACGTCGCCCTGGCAATGTTTATTGTTCTTCTTAATGCAGTTACAATATCACACAACAGtcagttgtgtttttcttgtgtctgATTTATGGTTTTTGTCCCCTTCCCTCGTTTTACTTCTTgatttttatagtaaaaatatCGAGATGGACATACTTCCAAGGCTGTCAATAAGAACAAATAAGAAATAAgtggtactatatatatatatatatgtgtgtgtgtgtgcatatacatatatatatatatttatatttatatatatatatatatatatatatatatatatatatatatatgtatatgtagttgagtttatgccaaaaagttctattttggtttcatctgaccacatgacattctcccaatcctctgctgtatcatccatgtatccattttggtataaactcaactcttcgtgtttggaggaagaagaatactgagttgcatcccaagaacaccacacctactgtgaagcatgggggtagaaacatcatgctttgggactgtttttctgctaaggggacaggacgattgatccgtgttaaggaaagaatgaatggggccatgttcaGTTCACTCTTGTTAGATGTCAACTTTGCCATAAAATAGTGCAAATTCCAGGTTTTTGTGCGTACGTACGCTTAATACACAAGCCTCCATATGTTTTGGGTGGAATTCatggggttcactgtgacatttgaaGCGCCAACTAATGGCAGAAATGTTTTTGACTCAAATTTAGCTTGCAACTTGAAGCCCACCAGTCAGCTGAAAAACAACATATCTTAAAACACTCTTAAGTAGGGATCCTGTTAAGTTGAAGTaacactgtatgtatatttgcCATACTTTGTTACGGGTTTGTATGCATGTCTCTGTTGTCAGAGTCCAGTCGAGGAGGCCACAGGCTTTGAGAGAGTGGAGATGGGTGACTCAGTGGAGAGGCAGGGAAAGATCAAGGTTCCCCGCAGGACTATCTATTTTGCAAGTGGTGAGACCATGGAGGAATACAGTActgatgaggaggaggaagaggagcccGTGAAGAAAGAGGTTGTTACTGTGGATACGGTGAGGTCACATAAAAAATTCACCATTACGAAACAAATCCATAATCATCTTTTGAGACCTGCAAGTAACTTAGCAAAGTACATCCTTCTTTCAAGGTCTAAACTGGGTGTATATTATGTACTTATATTAACCTGTACTAGTCATATTGTTAAATAGGGAAAATTGCCTTTACTGTAGGTTTTTAAGCTATCTGTTCTAAGTGTGTCTCCCTTTTTTGTGTTCTAGTCTAAACTGACCTGGGGACCATACTTTTGGTTCCACCTGTGGAGAATGACCACCTCTACTATCTCAGGTAACACATTTCCAAAATTAGCCCACAGAGCACTATTTATTGTTTATCATTTACAAttcttatgtgagacaagcacacgtTTCCTTTTTTCTGCATCCCAAATCCTAAATAAACAATGAAGGTATTGGGATTAGTATTACTCTGCCTGTACAGCGCtctaaaacaaataaaatccACAAACTTCCATCAACGtgttatatacacactatatgtaaatatgtaatgtagtgACGGACACATTCATAGTaaaatgtttacatattttgGCATTTCACAGATGCATCATATAGTTCGCTGTTTCTTTCAACAACTATTATAAATCATGGCAAGCTTCATGAAAGCCAACAACGATGACtattgggacaaatgatgatccagaactttatatttctgaggaggatgagctacaagttttgaGCTACAgattttagaagctgagtgataagcagattCAACAAGGAGCAGTATTGCTAAATGCTAAACAAGAAACAAACAAGAAATACAATCTacgaaaataataaaacaattactcACTGCACACTGTCTGCACTCCCTGGGATGTTGggtgatgggatgttcatatcttcccgtcaTATTATTCTTAATTTAcgcacaggtaaaaaaaaaaaaaaggggaccccaacaagcgtctttttgtgccTTTCTCGCAATCTGCAGGTCTAATTTCAACATGAAACTTGATCAACTTCTCGATTTATGGCCACAAAACCTTCTACTATGCAAATGAGAaccatgatttataatctagaattaactttcaccaactgcaaggcgatgcagcagcttacCAGCTCAGCATGTCAATAACTGCATAAGCTTGTTACCTCTGTGATCAAAAAGTAGTTACACAGCGTTAGCGCTTCTaacatcgctaatacttggttaacatacatgtcacgacatgta
The sequence above is drawn from the Nerophis ophidion isolate RoL-2023_Sa linkage group LG03, RoL_Noph_v1.0, whole genome shotgun sequence genome and encodes:
- the fam177a1 gene encoding protein FAM177A1, coding for MADLPLYLTNINVSLGQTMEHDKSPVEEATGFERVEMGDSVERQGKIKVPRRTIYFASGETMEEYSTDEEEEEEPVKKEVVTVDTSKLTWGPYFWFHLWRMTTSTISVCDYMGERLASMFGITTPKYQYAIDEYYRMKKEEEEEEEENRLADEAELQFAGQQQKKSDKHDCAPPPAVEQPVPRTTFVNVSFEHEPEAPLNAINNDIVPCPLPS